A window of the bacterium genome harbors these coding sequences:
- a CDS encoding ABC transporter permease, translating to MRWLRIVHRVLLAIPVALGVAVLAFFSLHLLPGDPVQIMLGDTTSSAALIRSVQHELHLDQPLHVQLVLFLTQLAHGDLGTSIVQHRPVAALIAEALPATIELTAATIVIAVLIAVPLGLVSALRPGSWVDRAVLSTSLLGASMPAFWFGLLLILFFAVNGRLLPTSGQIDPAIGVPPVTGFLLVDSLLAANGAAVISVLRHLVMPALTLGVVFAAVLARTIRSSMIEALHRQYVTTARAKGLSEAAVVIKHALRNALIPAITVAGLQIGELLGGNMIVETVFAWPGLGRLVVNSIFARDYLVVQAAVMLYALTYVAANLAVDVAYTVLDPQMEVA from the coding sequence ATGCGCTGGCTGCGAATCGTCCATCGGGTGCTGCTGGCCATTCCGGTGGCGTTGGGCGTCGCCGTGCTCGCGTTTTTCTCGCTGCACTTACTCCCCGGCGATCCCGTTCAGATCATGCTGGGAGACACGACCAGCAGCGCCGCGCTCATCCGCTCCGTGCAACACGAACTCCACTTGGACCAGCCCCTGCACGTCCAACTGGTTCTCTTCCTCACCCAGCTCGCGCATGGCGACCTGGGCACGTCGATCGTCCAGCACCGGCCGGTGGCGGCCTTGATCGCGGAAGCGCTGCCCGCTACGATCGAGCTCACGGCCGCGACGATCGTGATCGCCGTGTTGATCGCGGTGCCGCTGGGGCTCGTGAGTGCGCTTCGGCCCGGATCCTGGGTCGACCGCGCGGTGCTCTCGACTTCGCTGCTCGGCGCCAGCATGCCGGCGTTCTGGTTCGGGCTGCTGCTGATCCTGTTCTTCGCGGTGAACGGCCGCCTGCTCCCGACGTCCGGCCAGATCGACCCCGCGATCGGCGTGCCGCCGGTCACGGGGTTCCTGCTCGTCGACAGCCTGCTCGCCGCAAATGGAGCGGCCGTCATCAGCGTCCTCCGCCATCTCGTCATGCCGGCGCTCACGCTCGGGGTCGTCTTTGCGGCCGTTCTCGCCCGGACCATCCGCTCGTCCATGATCGAGGCGCTGCATCGCCAGTACGTCACGACGGCTCGCGCCAAAGGGCTTTCCGAGGCGGCGGTCGTCATCAAGCACGCGCTTCGGAACGCGCTCATCCCCGCGATCACGGTCGCCGGGCTGCAGATCGGCGAACTCCTCGGCGGCAACATGATCGTCGAGACGGTGTTCGCATGGCCGGGGCTCGGACGATTGGTCGTCAACTCGATCTTCGCCCGGGATTACCTCGTGGTGCAGGCCGCGGTGATGCTCTATGCTCTCACGTACGTCGCCGCCAATCTGGCCGTCGACGTCGCGTACACCGTGCTCGACCCACAGATGGAAGTGGCGTGA
- a CDS encoding acyclic terpene utilization AtuA family protein, with protein sequence MATRPDFIVADSGSDDIGPGSLGSDTSTSPEAWQRHDLEHILLASRRLGVPMLIGSAGDTGANSRVDRYVEMIREIAARHALPAFRLGYFYSEVPKDLLRSRMAAGEAVTGLNGRPDLSPEDLAATDRVVAMAGIHPYNKLLDLGADVIIGGRSSDCAICAGPAIRAGFPEALSYYLGKVLECASFCAEPYGAKESVIGEISMEDVRVTAMHPEQRCTIASVSGHAMYERSNPFLEHVLGGVLEMTGCRYEQHDERTTRITGPVFTPAPELRVKLEGAGKVGERYVGIAGVRDPYTVANIDRVIAWARQQVEERFGRSGYELHYQVFGRNGVMGDLEPVKTPAHELGIVVYGVAPDKAMAEEVCMTGTRQLFYARLPEVKGTAGGVAFPLDEVLPASPAYRWTINHTLRVDDPLELFPLHLVDVGTRVEAASRR encoded by the coding sequence GTGGCGACGCGCCCCGATTTCATCGTGGCGGACTCCGGAAGCGACGACATCGGCCCGGGCTCGCTGGGATCGGATACGTCGACGAGCCCCGAGGCGTGGCAGCGGCACGATCTCGAGCACATCCTGCTGGCGTCGCGCAGACTGGGCGTGCCCATGCTCATTGGGTCCGCCGGCGACACCGGCGCCAACAGCCGCGTCGACCGGTATGTGGAGATGATCCGCGAGATCGCCGCGCGCCATGCCCTCCCGGCGTTCCGGCTCGGATATTTCTACTCCGAAGTCCCGAAGGATCTGCTGCGGAGCCGGATGGCCGCCGGCGAGGCCGTCACCGGGCTGAACGGCCGGCCCGATCTGAGCCCGGAGGACCTCGCGGCCACGGATCGCGTCGTGGCCATGGCCGGCATCCACCCGTACAACAAGCTCCTCGATCTCGGGGCCGACGTCATCATCGGCGGCCGCAGCAGCGACTGCGCGATCTGCGCCGGGCCGGCCATCCGCGCCGGTTTCCCGGAAGCCCTCTCCTACTACCTCGGTAAGGTCCTCGAATGCGCCTCCTTCTGCGCGGAACCGTACGGGGCCAAGGAGAGCGTGATCGGCGAGATCTCGATGGAGGACGTGAGGGTGACCGCGATGCACCCGGAGCAGCGCTGCACCATCGCGTCGGTCTCCGGGCATGCCATGTACGAGCGCTCAAACCCGTTCCTTGAACATGTGCTCGGCGGGGTGCTGGAGATGACTGGCTGCCGCTACGAGCAGCACGACGAACGGACGACGCGGATCACGGGGCCGGTGTTCACGCCCGCCCCCGAGCTCCGGGTGAAACTGGAGGGCGCCGGCAAAGTCGGGGAGCGCTATGTTGGGATTGCCGGCGTGCGCGATCCCTATACGGTGGCCAACATCGACCGTGTCATCGCGTGGGCCCGGCAGCAGGTCGAAGAGCGCTTCGGCCGCAGCGGGTATGAACTCCATTATCAGGTGTTTGGGCGGAACGGGGTCATGGGCGATCTCGAACCGGTGAAGACGCCGGCGCACGAGTTGGGCATCGTCGTCTACGGCGTCGCGCCCGACAAAGCGATGGCCGAGGAAGTCTGCATGACCGGCACGCGCCAGCTGTTCTACGCGCGCCTGCCCGAGGTGAAGGGCACGGCGGGCGGCGTGGCCTTCCCGCTCGACGAGGTGCTCCCGGCAAGTCCGGCCTACCGCTGGACCATCAACCATACCCTGCGGGTCGACGATCCGCTGGAACTCTTCCCGCTGCATCTCGTCGACGTCGGGACGCGGGTGGAGGCGGCGAGCCGGCGATGA
- a CDS encoding ABC transporter substrate-binding protein, whose protein sequence is MRGRTWGILTAALLTLCVANATDVYARTLSFVLDTTPNRATEAQAIVAQLDRAGITAQVRVWQLSVLIAQIQAGQRVAYTTDWGSAYFDPFDLAVPKFVTRARGNFSFYSSPAVDRDMAVASSTGNEAARKAAYFDAQRTLYNDAPWSFGYVLQNIEAQSTAVAGWAPAADNSESMYPASLRSGDSLVIGMRNDSIAPLDPGIPPTDREAVLRNIYDALVAHTLDGKVVPQLATSWRKVGPAVYDFTLRPGVKFQNGDPLTADDVVFTFQRVLTPGAISGQSSTRKDLLGPLLRVQKLDDTHVRFVYGAAFPEALLLQALVHFQIVPQKYLQQAGEAGFIAKPVGSGPFRYVRGALNAEIVLERNDSYWAGPAKLRQVIFRMMPEPSTRIAALLSGEVQIIQEVPPDLVDRLKSSPNVQVQTAEGTRSYEIELNNKADPFNDPRVRQALNYAINWDPILKDIYHGYAKRLATAFLPTGFGYDPSLKAYPYDAVKARELLKQAGY, encoded by the coding sequence ATGCGAGGGAGGACATGGGGGATCCTGACCGCCGCGCTGCTCACCCTGTGTGTGGCCAATGCGACGGACGTGTACGCGCGGACGTTGTCGTTTGTGCTGGACACGACGCCGAACCGCGCCACGGAGGCCCAGGCGATTGTCGCGCAGCTGGACCGCGCCGGCATCACCGCGCAGGTCCGGGTCTGGCAGCTGTCGGTGCTGATCGCGCAGATCCAGGCGGGCCAGCGTGTCGCGTACACGACCGATTGGGGCAGCGCCTACTTCGATCCGTTCGATCTGGCGGTGCCCAAATTTGTGACGCGCGCCCGCGGGAATTTCTCGTTCTATTCCAGTCCCGCCGTGGACCGGGATATGGCGGTGGCCTCCAGCACGGGCAACGAGGCGGCCCGCAAAGCGGCGTACTTCGACGCGCAGCGCACGCTCTATAATGACGCGCCGTGGTCGTTCGGCTACGTCCTGCAAAACATCGAGGCGCAGTCGACCGCGGTGGCGGGCTGGGCCCCCGCGGCCGACAACAGCGAGAGCATGTACCCGGCCAGCCTGCGAAGCGGCGACAGTCTGGTGATCGGGATGCGCAACGACTCGATCGCCCCGCTCGATCCGGGCATTCCCCCGACCGACAGGGAAGCTGTGCTGCGCAACATCTATGACGCGCTGGTGGCCCATACCTTGGACGGGAAGGTCGTGCCCCAGCTGGCGACCTCCTGGCGCAAGGTTGGTCCGGCGGTCTACGACTTTACGCTCCGCCCCGGCGTCAAATTTCAGAACGGCGACCCCCTCACGGCCGATGACGTGGTCTTCACGTTTCAGCGCGTATTGACCCCCGGCGCGATCAGCGGGCAGTCCAGCACCCGCAAGGACCTCCTCGGGCCGCTGCTCCGGGTCCAGAAGCTCGACGACACGCACGTCCGGTTCGTGTACGGCGCGGCGTTCCCGGAGGCGCTCTTGCTCCAGGCGCTCGTCCATTTTCAGATCGTACCCCAGAAGTATCTCCAGCAGGCCGGCGAGGCGGGGTTTATCGCCAAGCCGGTCGGCAGCGGCCCGTTCCGGTACGTACGGGGCGCGCTGAACGCAGAGATCGTGCTGGAGCGCAACGATTCCTACTGGGCCGGCCCGGCGAAACTGCGGCAGGTCATCTTCCGGATGATGCCGGAGCCCTCCACGCGCATCGCCGCGCTGCTATCGGGCGAGGTGCAGATCATCCAGGAGGTGCCGCCGGATCTCGTCGACCGGCTGAAGAGCAGCCCGAACGTCCAGGTGCAGACCGCCGAGGGAACGCGATCGTACGAGATCGAGCTGAATAACAAGGCGGACCCCTTCAACGATCCGCGCGTGCGCCAGGCGCTGAACTACGCGATCAATTGGGACCCGATCCTCAAAGACATCTACCACGGCTACGCGAAACGGCTGGCCACCGCGTTTCTACCGACGGGGTTCGGGTATGATCCGTCGCTCAAGGCGTATCCCTACGACGCGGTGAAAGCGAGAGAGCTGCTGAAGCAGGCGGGGTACTGA
- a CDS encoding DUF4387 domain-containing protein, translated as MNTAKLSTLAKVVRSKNAGVDKITFDIIFADRGTYERTTRSGAITKASVARLYGIPETRISDFVEFDPACAIKFTVYRTRPSGSPGDPDIFGAQQYAPLLDIEIPIA; from the coding sequence ATGAACACCGCCAAACTGTCGACGCTCGCGAAGGTCGTACGCAGCAAGAACGCCGGGGTCGATAAGATCACGTTCGATATCATCTTCGCCGACCGCGGAACGTACGAACGGACGACGCGGAGCGGCGCGATCACGAAGGCCTCGGTGGCGCGCCTCTACGGAATTCCAGAAACGCGCATCTCCGACTTTGTCGAGTTCGACCCGGCGTGCGCGATCAAGTTCACCGTCTACCGTACGCGGCCGAGCGGGAGCCCGGGCGACCCCGACATCTTCGGGGCCCAGCAGTACGCGCCGCTGCTCGACATCGAGATTCCCATCGCGTAG